The Micropterus dolomieu isolate WLL.071019.BEF.003 ecotype Adirondacks linkage group LG11, ASM2129224v1, whole genome shotgun sequence genomic interval AGTAATTAACGTTAGCTTATTGCTAACCGCTTTGCTATGTTGTTAGCTTACTAATCGACGGATGACCGTTATTCATTTTTGAAGGAAACGTCATTGTCAGACAAAATACTGCATTTCCGGTAGTACCGATGGTAGCATGGATGACTGGCGGCTATTCAGTTGCAAGTTAACGTTAGCAGTTTGTTTGCAGATTGTACAGAGCGAAGTCATGGGTCTCACCAAGCTAGCTAACAGCATGGCTAACAGGAACCTGTTGTCCTTAGGCACTGAAGTTAGCTTCCGATTCGGCAGTTAAGGGTAAAGTGAAGGGGAACTCTGgtccagataaaaaaaacactatgcCTAGAGCTGTCAAATTACGTTAGATCATATAAATCGCCCTTTTTTATGTTCACAAATAGAAAAAAGGTTTCACATATCTGATACTTCAACGTTAGACTCTCTAGGACATTGTAGTCCAGATTTGACAGCTCTAGGTGTCTATCTAGCTCATAGTGGTTTTTGATCTGAACTAGACTTTCCCTTCACTTTCCCATTAACTGCCGAATTGGAAGCAAACTTAAGCGTCATTGTCCTTAGCTACCATTTAGCTATGCTTATCAACTGATTGGCATCTGATGAATAAGATAATGTAGTTAAACTGCTGATAAGAAGTGACTAATCCCCTTCTGTAACAGATGCTACAATAATAGGTCAGTGACAACTCCAAAGAGGCCAAACATTTGCAACAGCCAGAACAACTACATAATTATTCACAAACAACTAGGGATATGACAAACATATACATATTAGGCTAACATTATAGGTGTGTGACACGTACTTATAATTTGCAgcaagagcaacagaggagagATCCCTCTTCCTTGATGgacagacatgcaatagatGTCGTTGGTACAACGCTGACCAACATAGCTGATATAGATAAATAGCAAACATatatgaagaaaaaaaggagtTTTTACTCCCAAATAACAGCAGCCATGTCACAAAAATCACCAAAACTAATGAAGTAGGATAGAATTATGACAAGACCATGCCaggtaatatacagtattttagtTGTGCAAGGCAATTACATAATGCTATATGCGGCAAGGTGCAAGATTGTCCTTGGATATTAAAATAGAATTATATGTACACTGAATACTCTAAATGTAAACACAGGAACAAGTCTGCTATGCAGTCATCTAGAGTTAAGAGGCTGCATAAAATGTAGAAAGGTCATTGTGATATGattgtgaataaataaaataaaacatttacaaatccAAATGAACACTCGTCTTTGTTATGAACCTGAGGCTTAAATGACTCCCTGTCCCAACACAGAGAAGAGTCATTATATAAAGTGATGGCAGctggcaggaatgacttcctgcgGCGTTCCTTGTCACAAAAGAGCTGAATAAGTTTCCTGCTGTAAGTGCTCTGCTGTTTGACCAACGGGTTGTGGAGAGTGTTTGAGACATTTTCTAAGAAGGATAACAGTTTTTGCAGCATGTTCCTCTCCACTAATCGCTCCAGAGGCTGTTTGATTTCCCCACACACAGCTCTGTTAAAATGGCACAAGAGGACAGTAACAGTGAGTCTCTTTGTTTTGTGATTCGGTTCACAGAGGGTGGTGGCATCTCCTCAGGTGCCAGCAGATGAAGATATGACTCAGTCTGTCGGACAAACTTCAGTAAACCAACTGGGAGCTCAAGGTCATAGCCGAGCAAGTCTGGACCAGAGGCGGCCCAGACTGGAAACGGATAGCTGGGAGATTCAGCAGCCGTGGGGACACTCTTTGCAGCCAGGCATGTATATTGAATAAAATTTCACTCTAACTGCTACTTTTTATGTTGAACAAGATTATGTGATTTAGAACAAAGTGTCTTTGTGtcaaaaaataaactgtaacGGTGTTTATTGAATGATATAAAATTGAAAAATATCACACTGGATCTTATGATAATGGGAAGTTGAAGGCAGTGATAGTTTGCATAGATTAAATTTGTAGGATTTATGCATCAGTTGTAAACCTATTTACGGTGCCTGtctaacatttaacattttctgtATCATCAGAATTTCAGGACAGTAACTTGTCTCCTTCCCTTCCCCTGTTGCCTCTCCACTCTGGAGTGGAACACATCTTCCCTGAATATTCTTTATTTCATCAAAGTGACAGTGAATTTGCCCCTTTAaggtaaaaacaaatcaatcaaaGTCAGTTATTGGTTCTGTGGGATTAGTTTTCTACAACTTCTCATTTCAATGTTTGTCTTTggcttattttgtttatttacttttttaaagggCGTACCCTGACATTTCCATGGCATCAGAGAGGTTTTACTTTCCACCCCAGGATCGCACTACTCCGGTCTCAGAGGGTGGTTCACTGTCCCAGCACCCTTTGGCTCAGGCAACCATCTTCTTGGAAGAAGGAGTGAACAGCTGCTGTTCTCTGTCCCAGCACAGTTTGTCACCAGGGGAGGAAGGCAAACGAAAGGAAACTGTTCCCTCCCCACTAAAtgccaacacagacagacagggagtaCCATCCAGAGATGGTATAAATAGCAGAGAGAAGGACTTAGGGACACTAAGTGACCCTCCAGACAAGCCAGTAGGAGAGGCTGCTGAAGATGAGACATTCTTTCTGAGTAAGGACATTCCTGCCCAGCATCTTCTGGAGCGCCTTCAGAAAGATATTGGCATgccaagcagcagcagcagcagcagtgctgtTTCCTCTGCCTCTGAAATCTCTGTGAAGAATGCTGCATCTTTTGCAGAAGAGTCTAAACGCACTGAAGTTTGCAAACCAGGCATTGACCAAAGAATGGTTAGAAGAGAAGGTCCTCCAGGTGAAGACTCTCTTCCCCAACAGCAGACACAACAACCTGACAGAGATTTATACCCTGACAAATCACGAACATTGTCATCTGAGGTCTGTAACATCACCATGGGATCCCGCAGCACTAAACCAGATGACCGTAGTGAAGTGTTGCATAGAGAGCTGCTGTCTGAGGTAGAGAGGAGCACCAGCTGTGAAGCTGAATCTAAAAACCAACAGCGGAAAAGTCCTACACTGCCTGTTCAGTCTTTAACACCGTATCCCACAGAGACGTCTGAAGGCAAGCCAAGTGTGAATAGAGCAAATCTTGTGCCATGGACAGGGCCGTTTTCTGCAGGTGTTATACGGGGTCACAGAGAGCAAGACCTCTGGTCCTCAGGGAACCAAACAGGGATTGATGGGTCCTACCTAGGTTTCCTTCCACAGTCTCAGTCCACTCCAGGAGTTTTTAAGGCCCCACCCAAATCCAGTGTCAAGGCTAAATTAGGGCAACTTTCTGCCATAGAATCCAATAAAGAGAATTCGTATCAGTCAAATATAGGGGTCTCTCCACAGCCAACTGTTCCTGCGGCTGATGTCCATAGCTCGGACACAGCAAATCAGTGCCAAGAGGAAGCTGCCTCTGCAAAAGTCCAGTCTCTCCCAAGTCTCAACTATATGCAGAAAGTAGACGCTTGGAGGGCAAACCAGAGTTCAAGCAAGACGTCACTATTTGATAGCTTGGCACTGCAAGGATTTACTGGCATCTCTCCTAAAAAGAAAGCTTATGATGCCGTATCTGACTCCCTGAATCGCATACTGAGTCAGCAGGCGAGGAGTTTACAACAGCCTCCTGTTTCAAGTGCTGCCGTTCAGAATGTCTCACAGAGCTCCTCCACGGTTCCCTCTTCTTCAAGAAGAGGGGAGGCGGTGGGCAGTGCACCCTGTGACAAAGATAACACTGGGTCTGCATCAAGACCATCTGCCTCACCATTTGGCAGGTCACAGTCTCACTCGTCTCTTATCACGGTTGTCATGTCGGCCCAGAAAGATcagcacacagagagacatgcaGAAAAGGAGAAGAGTCAGACTCAGAACAATGGCCACCATCAGCCAAGCGCCACAGTTCAGTCCTCGCCTCTCGTGAGCCTTGGTCAGTTCAGCGATGTGTCACTTGATCGAGATTTTACACTCTCAAGTTCCCAAGATAGTTATAACAGTGGAATTAAATTAGGAACTTCAATTGGAGCTTCTTCTGTTGTCAGCCTAGAGGTCGATAACTATGTCCCATACTGGACTTCAAAACAATCAACACCGCCACCACTGCCCAGGCCTAGAGAGCTCAACATTGAAGAACGAATTCCGGTAATTGAAAAACTGAGAATCATGTAAACAAGCAAAGCATTTCTTTAGAATATTATTGGAACTATGTTTAGGACTAGAAGAGTATGTATAATTGTTATTGCAGATTCATTTTCAGCAGATAATAAAGATTTAGCAGTTAATTTTATTCAGCATGCACAATGTATTAGAAAAGAACACTAAAATGTACGTTTAGACTTGTATTCCTGATTGTGATCggttctgtatttgtttttttgcagttgTATCTCCATAACTTGGGAATTGACCAGTCCCCCTCAACAATCTTAACTCCATTTGCACCGAGAGGGCCAATCAGAGAGCCTGAATTCTCTCCCACTGACCTCTGTACAATTAAAGGATCTATTGGAACCCCAACCAAGAGCACCCAGCCCTCTGAAGGTACCTTAAAACTGATGTTCTAAACAGAAAATATAGCTGATACCTGAAGAGTATTTTCAATAGGCTATAAAAATCTGTCCTGAACCAATTTACACCAACATATCATAAAACAAGgtatgtaaaagtttaaaggCTAAATGTCTTCCTGTGTTGTTGATCATACAGATAtagataggtaggtaggtaggtacatttattgtcacaatataacaggttatataatgaaattaagctttgttaactcccttctgctacataacagacagtatacatatacagtacatacagaagGTACAAAAGGTTATAACATATTGTACGCCAAATGTAAAGCCATGTTTTATCTACTGTTCTTTGAAGAAGAATAtgagtgtttgtatgttttaattttgaccacTATGTAGGCATTTTTTCccaaacaattattaaaattttttaatttccTCACCAGACAAGACAAGAGGTGACTTTTAGAAAACACTTAAAGACACATCTTTGTAGACAAACATTAATTAGCAATAAGGTTTTGCAGTTTGAACAGGTTTTGTGTAATTAGAAGAAATTTGCATTCTTCAGATTTCTGTGGTATTTTATGGtctatgtactgtgtgtgtgttttatttgttttttaaactttaaagcactttgtgacccctCTTCACTGTGAAGgctgctttataaataaagtttacttacttaaTTCTCCACTTAAAAGATGAATGGATAGTTTTTATCAACTGCTAATTGGTAATGACTGTATTTTCAGGTGGCAGTCCCCATAAAGGAGAGTTTTCCAGGTCCAGCATTCTGTCAGTGGACTCCAGTATATCCATACCATTCAGCCTAGACAGTCTTGGTCCAGCTGCATGTATCCCAGAGAGGACCAGGTGGGCTTCTCCTTTATCAGATACAGAAGCTATACAGAGTGAACGCAAACTGGCACCCTCCTCCCAGCCTGATGAAGACGCTTACCCCTCCACACTGCAGATCAACCAGCAGCAGAGGCTCAGCAGCTTAACCAGCAGCAAGAATACCAAGCAGCTAGGAGACAGGTTTGACTCTGGCCTCTTGTTAGCTACCAAGGCTAGATCTGGTGATAGAGACATGGAGTCACCCTTGCAAACAATCCGTAATATGGAGGACAGCGCAGAAGCTTCTTTTGTAAGCTCCAAGGTCTTGTTGGAGATACGTAAACTACTCTCTCAGGCAGAGAACGTGGCATCTGCTGGGTCTTCATTGACTTTCTCAGCTGACACTGCAGTACCCCGTATTCTCTCTGATGATGACATATTCCTCTCACTGAGGAGGAAAACCAGTGGAATCCaggactcctcctcctctgctacTGGAGATCCCAGAACTCAATCCTCTCTGCTGTGGGCCAGGTCCTCGTCCGACTCCATGTTGACCTCAGAGAAACGGAGAGAACGCTCTATTGATCGAGAGAGTCTGACTTCATCAGGGCAACCGAATTATCCATCCATGCAAGCTCTTGTTACTGCACCGGCTACAGGTGCACACAGTAGGCCACAAGATAGCACTGTTAGTAAAGGTGCAGGGTCGTCACTTGTCCTCTCCCAGTCAGCCCGGCGGACAGAGCCTGAGGGCTGCAGTGCTGCTCCCCCTGACAACGCTGTCCCTCCACAGCCACCAGTCATCAAGCCTTCACCAGCTTTGAGCACACAACAGCTCACCTCTACTCCTACAGACATAGCGGgtgtcacagaggaggagaaacagaCTACTCAGGAAGGTCCTATACAGAGTAGCTCCTCCTCACCCATCCTCGAGGACACCGATCAGGGAGTGTTGAGTGACGGGAGCAGTGACAGCTCGCTGGCAGTCAGAGTGGCCAAGTTACTGCAGAGTGAATCTCCGGCCACCATGGTGTCCAGTACTCCCAGCATCACCGACCAAGAGGAGAGCAAAGCCAGAGGTAAGAGGATTCACATGTTAAAACAGTACACCCTAATCTTGAGTGATAAGTTTACATGGTGAAATGCGATTAAAACTTCCAAATAAACCTTTCAAACAACTCCTGCAACATAACTATCTTCCTTGTGGTCCACCCTTGTGCTAAGACAGCCTACACACTCTTGTTGCTCGCACACCACCCAGTGAGAAAAACTCTATACCAGCTTACTCATTGGTGAAGTATATTGACATACTGTGAAATACACTATCTTTCACGAATAAACTATCATCTGTATGACCATAAAGGTTTCTATGTTGCAGAGTGGATTAAGCTGAAGCTATCAGGACAGCAGTGTGAGTCCCTGGAGTTGGACAAAGAAGACAGAAGGCGTATTGAAGAGATCAAGAGAGAGCTGCTGTTAAAAAACCCCATAAAGGTAAACTTCACAAAGCAATCAGTCATAATTATAAAAGCTTGTAGAAAATTGAACAgtaacacatttatattttaaacttgtttttttgtgattttgatgTCTACCGCCAATCTATGGATAGTCCAGGTGTCATGCCTAAGGTAACTGGTGTGTTGCAGGCATGGTGTGTTAACAGGTGCATGCTAGACTTAAGGAGATATGGAATTTTGACTTTTTCCAGTGAATCAGTCTGCagtgaaaaaagcttttatatGGATCTTTGTTGTGGATGAAATAATTCACAggataacataaaataaagtcTCTTGCCTGGtctcacattttgtttttttgcgtCACCTTTCAGAGTCACGGGAGCACAGATACAGAGAGCAGTTCAGCATCCAGTGTCAGAGTGCCAAGGCGGCAGGATCTGCCTCAGCAAACAGACACATTCTCTTCCCTCTGTGATGTTAACAACCAGCCATCCCAGCCGCTGCAGGGCCTTAGTACAGATCTCTCCAACTCCAGCGTGCAGCTTCAAAACCCTCTTCGCCCAGATCTAGAGACTCAAGTACGTGAGATCGCTGCCAGAGAAGGGGTAACCCTCCCTAGGACAAACCCTCTGGCCCTCACATCTATCACCATCGCCACCCGCAGGCGCTCCAcgtccccctctccctctccctctatGTCGACTGCGCCTCCCATCAGTCCAGGATCAGAGCCACTCCACCTGACTGAGCTCTCCACAGGAGCAGTGCAACGCCCTAAAACTAACAGGCAGCTACCCCCTACCATGGATGAAGAAAATAAGACAACCAGGGAGCCAGCCTTAGTGTTTGAGCCAAGCAGTAGTCTCTACACCAGAAACCAAAACCTCACATCTCAGTCAGCACCAGGGAATCAGAAGAGGCAAGATGCTGTAGGAGGCCAGTTTAAAGAACCTCCCCCACCATCTCAGGGTTTAGTTAGGGTGGGTGTAACTACtcaagatgaaaacacacaGTCTTTCAGGCGAGATGACGAGTTATCTGTCCAGGACAGCTCTGTTTCTGGTGTTGGTCATGAAGCTGAACAGGCCACAGGTTCGTCCACCTCTGAATCTCCAGCTGGGACCGGTCACGTCTCACATGTCCATCTCACTCTGTCCCACAAAGCCACTGATCACAGGTTGGCCACTGTTGTCCACTCCAATCATGCTGATGCCACCACTGGGCTGCCACATAAAGAATTTGTTCCCCTCCGgcattcttcttctgctgccaGCAGTCCGGACGAAGGAGTCGGTTTGTCCAGTCCACCAGAGTGGTATGACACCACAGAACCAATAAGACAGCGGAGACCTGAAAGAGCCGACACCTCCACCCTGTTCCATACCGCTGTGCATCAAAGGATGACCTCCCCATCCCCACAATCCTATACACCGTGTGAAAGAGGTGTAGTTTCACCAAGACCCTTAACCACTGAAACAGCAGGTAGGCCTGTTCTCAATTGTACGTATGGAATATAATTATAACAGTATATAATAAAGACTACTCGTGTTGTTTTTAGTTCTGTAAAAGTAGAGGTTTATAGTTTTATAATACAGTTTAACTTCATTGTACTTTTTATCAAACTATTAATGAGGGCATTCTGTTCCAGAGAGTGGATGAGAACATacagtttatttgtgttttataacTTTTGCTTCCAGGAGATGGTGAGATTAGTATGGCAGTGagaaaaacaattaaagctTATGGTGTGACAGCAAAAACAGGTATTTGCTGTTCCACCGTGAAACACCTTTTTGACTCAGGCTACATACTTTGATGCTGCATTCTTGGTAAAATTAGATCATAAGAAATTAATGTCCACATTAATTCTACATGATCCGTGGTAGATAAAGATAATTGTATGTTCCTTCTCACCTTTTCTCTTACAGCAGTGCCCGTTCTGTTGCCTTATAAACCCCGTGGCAGTGAGGAGCTCTTCTACATCCCTCAAACAGAAGCTGACTTCTCCTCTACCAACCCTTCTGACACCACCATGGAGAGCTCCCACACAGGTACATCTGTctcaaatataattttataataacttagatcagaggttttcaaagtgggaggcgggccaaactgtttcaggggatgctcagtgaatggaagagcacatagaatagcctaaatgtgtgtgatttagtTAAAGAGAGTTTAGACATACAGTAGTTTGGGAGTCAGAAACTAAAACAtgcttaggacagacctttttcaTGTATTTGGTGTAGTATGAAATTATCTCAAACAGCAATTTTAGGCTATCATGGctcaattgttgagtgtctatgggattaaataacataatcatgatcccatatgAGCAAGTAAAGGGGGTGCTTTTTTTCAAGCTTTGTCTTGTTTTCAGATCAtggtaaaacattaaaatgtgggTCTCACAGGTAAAAAAACCCCATGAGATTAATGTAGACTCATACCGGTAGGAGTTTAGTGTGGGGCGGCTGGGACAGGACAGTAAATAACATATTTCTCATATTTGGTAAGGTGCATTGAAGAAATCTGTAATACTGTTGATTGTTAAATGGTAAAAATTTGTGGGTAAAAAAATCTACACATAAGAAAAAGGAAGAACCAATGGAGACAAATTGATCTTGAAAAAGACATAttcaaaaatatcaaataataaaaaagttagTCAAATTAAAAAGACAATTGCGTTGTCAGTTGAATCTGCGATGAATGAGGAGGCTCTGCTCTCATTTCCCCTGTGCCTGTGTGAGCAGCTGGTCTATTGTAACATAAGCCAGGCAGTACATTAATTATACATGTTCGGGGGCTGagtgagacaaagagagagctggagccccagcagagagacggagagagagggGGCTGCGTCTTCGAATATATCTACTGTTCATTACTGGCTGAAAATGAAGGATTTTGGTCACTTCCAGCAGTATGGTTCATCTGTTGTCTCAAATCATTATAAAGTAACGAGCAACTTTTGAATTCTGGCTAGGATCAGATGACGCTGTGCCCCCACGCTTCAGCAATGAGGTCCTCGGGCAACGAGACCCGGGGTTGGACCGTGGAGTCAccatcaaacacacagagggcATCTACAGCAAAAGGTTGAAAACATCCACCTTTAAAATGCACCAGCCTGGACACAGAGGTGAGCTGAACATGCACATGATCTGTGTGCACACTCACTGTAGTTACTTCCTCACTTTCTTTGTTGTGACATCAAATGTTGAGAAAATAAAGTCTTTCTGgttaaatttgaaaaaatgtCAGTCTGGTTAAATTAAATCAGTATAATAGGAACTTGTGCTTATTAATGCAGAAAAAATTACTTTGGGAAGATGTGAGAAATAAAGCAGGAGAAGATTGTTTTGTGTGAGCTCTCAAGGCTGTAACTGTGTGACATAAAGAAATATTTGagaatttcattttcaaattaggattgtgtgtgtgtatgtaaatgtgtctGTGAAGTGACTTAATGTTCTGTGTTGTTTGCATGGtttttctgtatgtttgtgtacacGAGgcaatgaataataaatatattgtttagAAAAAGTCTGTCCTTTCCAAATTCGCCTATTGTCTCTCTCTAATTTAATAGGTGCCTCTTTATCAGCAGATGAAACCTCACAAACAAACGTGACTCGAGCTCCAAAGCCATCTTCTCATGTATCAGTTGATTTTACCAGAGTGCCTTTATCGAGCAACCAAGACGCCTCCAAGAGAGACCAGGGGACCAGTGCAGTGCAGTTCCTCAATTATCAACCAAAGTCAAGCTGTGAGACATTTCAGCTAGTAAATTTGGACATGGACCACAACAAGGTGAGCTATCACCTGGACCAAAACTGTGTCCCTCAGACAAGAGGGGACGCTGACTTGCCTCACCCTGCTGcccagcagagcagcagcactcTGGACCAGCTGTGGCAGAAGTTCTGTGATCAGTGGAGGCTAGAGGAGTCCCGACCGACCACTGACAGAGAGGCATCACTGCTGGAGCGACTAGAGCGCCTGTCCCGTCTTATTCAAAGCACAAGGGCTGCTAACATGTCCGAGCTACAAGAGGAGGCACACTTTCATCCAGAAGAAAAGCCAGGAAGGAGGGGAGAAGATgttacagagaaagaaagaaagaggcaaATTGGAGAGGCGAACAGGAGTTTAGGTGGTGAGGTCAGAGAAATGGAGTGGAAAGTCAGAGGAAGGAGAACAGTTGAAGGTAAACCTCCTATCCCTCATCAGGCCTGGACACAGAGGCTTCAGGTAGATGAAACTTCTCAACCTGAAGACGAGGACAGCCGTGACTCCTTCACCTCCAGCTTCACGCACGACTCCGAGAGTCAACACCTCTGTCCTGCAGACAGAGACGAGTCAGAAACCTTGTCCGCCATGTCCAGCTCTATGTCCACTGTGGACACGGCACGGCTGATCCGAGCCTTCGGAGCTCACAGAGTCCAGCACCTGAAGACGGGCTCCAGCCTCAGTAAACTGTACAGCACCATCAATAAGCAGAAAGAAGGAAGggaacagaggagaggaagacacaAAGCCCCGCCTCACATCATCACACTGTCAGAGACCACCGGCACTGATGATTCCACAGTAAGTAAAGTGATTGATACCCTCATTCTCATTCTGAACTAAAGCTACTATTACTGATGTATAAGGACATCATATATATGTACCAGTGCAATAAACAAAGCTCTTTCTGGCGTTCACCACCCTTCAAAGCTTGAGGacttgagaaaaataaaagtaggcttTATAGTAAATTGTAGCATTGGACAGCACCAGAACTCAGTACACTCTTCATGCATCAgcactatttaaaaaaacattttaatttaccaaaatgtctttattgAAAAGATCAGTCAAAAATATGGTCCTTTTTGACCAGTAAGATATCTTAGATCCAAAATGTGCCAGTTTTGAGCCATTACATTTCACAAAAGAGGAACTTGAAGATCTTTCAACAGTCTATGAATTGCATGTCTGACTggaatgaattaataaatccACAAAAACCTATGTTGGAAATCTAGGTTGCAGAGGTGTACCCAAAAGGTCCTTTTCGCAccagacattttaatttatataatagGAGAAGTGGGTCTGTTATATTCAGATGTCTCATTAAACAGTGACAGTTTGATGGTGAGCCAGCATGAACAATAcaaggaccctgaaactgaagcaactACATGGAATTCCgacctttattcatttattatttacacctgtgctttttctaCTGTGTCAAACTG includes:
- the alms1 gene encoding uncharacterized protein alms1 isoform X1, translating into MEPQERVVASPQVPADEDMTQSVGQTSVNQLGAQGHSRASLDQRRPRLETDSWEIQQPWGHSLQPEFQDSNLSPSLPLLPLHSGVEHIFPEYSLFHQSDSEFAPLRAYPDISMASERFYFPPQDRTTPVSEGGSLSQHPLAQATIFLEEGVNSCCSLSQHSLSPGEEGKRKETVPSPLNANTDRQGVPSRDGINSREKDLGTLSDPPDKPVGEAAEDETFFLSKDIPAQHLLERLQKDIGMPSSSSSSSAVSSASEISVKNAASFAEESKRTEVCKPGIDQRMVRREGPPGEDSLPQQQTQQPDRDLYPDKSRTLSSEVCNITMGSRSTKPDDRSEVLHRELLSEVERSTSCEAESKNQQRKSPTLPVQSLTPYPTETSEGKPSVNRANLVPWTGPFSAGVIRGHREQDLWSSGNQTGIDGSYLGFLPQSQSTPGVFKAPPKSSVKAKLGQLSAIESNKENSYQSNIGVSPQPTVPAADVHSSDTANQCQEEAASAKVQSLPSLNYMQKVDAWRANQSSSKTSLFDSLALQGFTGISPKKKAYDAVSDSLNRILSQQARSLQQPPVSSAAVQNVSQSSSTVPSSSRRGEAVGSAPCDKDNTGSASRPSASPFGRSQSHSSLITVVMSAQKDQHTERHAEKEKSQTQNNGHHQPSATVQSSPLVSLGQFSDVSLDRDFTLSSSQDSYNSGIKLGTSIGASSVVSLEVDNYVPYWTSKQSTPPPLPRPRELNIEERIPLYLHNLGIDQSPSTILTPFAPRGPIREPEFSPTDLCTIKGSIGTPTKSTQPSEGGSPHKGEFSRSSILSVDSSISIPFSLDSLGPAACIPERTRWASPLSDTEAIQSERKLAPSSQPDEDAYPSTLQINQQQRLSSLTSSKNTKQLGDRFDSGLLLATKARSGDRDMESPLQTIRNMEDSAEASFVSSKVLLEIRKLLSQAENVASAGSSLTFSADTAVPRILSDDDIFLSLRRKTSGIQDSSSSATGDPRTQSSLLWARSSSDSMLTSEKRRERSIDRESLTSSGQPNYPSMQALVTAPATGAHSRPQDSTVSKGAGSSLVLSQSARRTEPEGCSAAPPDNAVPPQPPVIKPSPALSTQQLTSTPTDIAGVTEEEKQTTQEGPIQSSSSSPILEDTDQGVLSDGSSDSSLAVRVAKLLQSESPATMVSSTPSITDQEESKAREWIKLKLSGQQCESLELDKEDRRRIEEIKRELLLKNPIKSHGSTDTESSSASSVRVPRRQDLPQQTDTFSSLCDVNNQPSQPLQGLSTDLSNSSVQLQNPLRPDLETQVREIAAREGVTLPRTNPLALTSITIATRRRSTSPSPSPSMSTAPPISPGSEPLHLTELSTGAVQRPKTNRQLPPTMDEENKTTREPALVFEPSSSLYTRNQNLTSQSAPGNQKRQDAVGGQFKEPPPPSQGLVRVGVTTQDENTQSFRRDDELSVQDSSVSGVGHEAEQATGSSTSESPAGTGHVSHVHLTLSHKATDHRLATVVHSNHADATTGLPHKEFVPLRHSSSAASSPDEGVGLSSPPEWYDTTEPIRQRRPERADTSTLFHTAVHQRMTSPSPQSYTPCERGVVSPRPLTTETAGDGEISMAVRKTIKAYGVTAKTAVPVLLPYKPRGSEELFYIPQTEADFSSTNPSDTTMESSHTGSDDAVPPRFSNEVLGQRDPGLDRGVTIKHTEGIYSKRLKTSTFKMHQPGHRGASLSADETSQTNVTRAPKPSSHVSVDFTRVPLSSNQDASKRDQGTSAVQFLNYQPKSSCETFQLVNLDMDHNKVSYHLDQNCVPQTRGDADLPHPAAQQSSSTLDQLWQKFCDQWRLEESRPTTDREASLLERLERLSRLIQSTRAANMSELQEEAHFHPEEKPGRRGEDVTEKERKRQIGEANRSLGGEVREMEWKVRGRRTVEGKPPIPHQAWTQRLQVDETSQPEDEDSRDSFTSSFTHDSESQHLCPADRDESETLSAMSSSMSTVDTARLIRAFGAHRVQHLKTGSSLSKLYSTINKQKEGREQRRGRHKAPPHIITLSETTGTDDSTVDADSASSTSTYTLPSHHGPTRTLAAKKAVKLVSKGIQAGDLELVSNGTRRHTRDVGTTFPSPGEARTSRQISSSSSSLERGRGGQRSPSKTQGLQKQRRSKKSPSKTQTEGVSWFISADDLRSEARKENRPEEEESSWRPNTAWFEPYSRINPWREPLIQRQVHEDRNKQTSFVPHAEPDLDSRSKTKSSGLARISLQEALEMRRPEFISHSRQRVRRLALQVEERKLQEILSRERDELFSQPGGPERLPRPAGTALLRRAVPRKEMIQRSKQIYDNLPEVQRRKEEERRKAEYRSYRLNAQLYNKRITSRVLGRLTAWQ